A genomic window from Rhodovastum atsumiense includes:
- a CDS encoding sensor domain-containing diguanylate cyclase yields MMPSGVPPRLLRAFLATGPALLAGFFAFALWVMWEARQEAWNKAALAAANLTTVVERDLSRNIDGLDLSLQGAIKSLSLPGIGTAEPGLRQAALFDISTTAHDLGAVMVIDAAGDRIYESVSDMPRAGNVSGRDYFTVHRDRADAGLHISHPFRRMHGGDWAIALSRRLPSPDGAFVGIVAGTMRLASFSELVRGLDLGDRGTLTLLQTDGTIVARAPPKDESVIGKTFPHSVVLRHFADADSGTFEETSVVDGVRRLYAYRKVGDHPLIVVTATAMDTVYAEWRTKALQIALIVVALGGTGMMLVALLRREVRRRLEAERAARASEAQYRAVADYSSDAILRTGLDGVRRYLSPSTEHLVGYRPDELVGRRWTANVHPDDRPIVELVLARLRGGIPQVTATYRVLHKDGSVVWIESQSSLIRNRPGGEADEIVTIARDVTARKQAEDALAALTEELAQQATTDALTGLANRRQFDRLLEQEVRRMRREAQPLSLLLLDADCFKLYNDRYGHPMGDQVLRNIAEAIRSVIRRPGDVGVRHGGEEFAVILPNTPSEGAVRVAEAIRKAVAAWNMPHERAPAGIVTVSVGAVSVHPGPDTAVASLLADADRALYAAKAGGRNRTVHAAVGGGTEAVRC; encoded by the coding sequence ATGATGCCATCCGGGGTGCCGCCTCGCCTGCTCAGGGCGTTCCTTGCCACAGGTCCTGCCCTGCTGGCTGGCTTTTTCGCCTTTGCACTCTGGGTCATGTGGGAGGCCCGCCAGGAAGCCTGGAACAAGGCGGCCTTGGCGGCTGCCAATCTGACGACCGTGGTGGAGCGGGACCTCTCCCGCAACATTGACGGTTTGGACCTTTCCCTGCAGGGGGCGATCAAGTCATTGTCGCTGCCCGGCATCGGGACCGCCGAACCTGGGCTGCGCCAGGCGGCGTTGTTCGACATCTCCACTACTGCCCACGACCTCGGCGCGGTCATGGTGATCGATGCCGCCGGCGACAGGATCTATGAGTCCGTCTCCGACATGCCGCGGGCGGGTAATGTCTCCGGGCGGGACTACTTCACGGTCCACCGTGACCGGGCCGACGCGGGACTCCATATCAGCCACCCGTTCCGCCGCATGCACGGCGGCGACTGGGCGATCGCGCTCAGCCGCCGGCTTCCGTCCCCGGACGGCGCCTTCGTCGGCATTGTCGCCGGAACGATGAGGCTGGCCAGCTTCAGCGAGTTGGTGCGGGGGCTCGACCTGGGTGACCGCGGCACACTGACACTCTTGCAGACGGACGGCACCATCGTCGCGCGCGCTCCGCCAAAGGATGAGAGTGTCATCGGCAAGACATTTCCCCACTCGGTGGTGCTCCGGCACTTCGCCGATGCTGACAGTGGCACCTTCGAAGAGACGTCGGTCGTCGACGGCGTCCGCCGGCTGTATGCGTATCGGAAGGTGGGCGACCACCCGCTCATCGTTGTCACGGCGACCGCGATGGACACGGTCTATGCCGAATGGCGCACCAAGGCGCTGCAGATCGCACTGATTGTCGTCGCACTCGGCGGGACGGGCATGATGCTGGTTGCGCTGCTGCGCCGCGAGGTGAGGCGGCGGTTGGAGGCGGAGCGTGCCGCGCGCGCCAGTGAGGCGCAGTACCGTGCGGTCGCAGATTACTCAAGCGACGCCATTCTCCGCACGGGCCTTGACGGCGTCCGCCGCTACCTGTCTCCCTCGACCGAGCACCTGGTCGGCTACCGCCCTGACGAACTGGTCGGCCGGCGCTGGACGGCCAACGTGCACCCGGATGACCGCCCCATCGTGGAACTGGTGCTCGCCCGCCTGCGCGGCGGAATCCCGCAAGTCACCGCCACATACCGGGTGCTGCACAAGGACGGGTCGGTCGTCTGGATCGAGTCCCAGAGCAGCCTCATCCGCAACCGCCCGGGCGGGGAGGCCGACGAAATCGTCACAATCGCGCGTGACGTCACCGCCCGCAAGCAGGCCGAGGACGCGCTCGCGGCCCTCACGGAGGAATTGGCGCAGCAGGCGACGACAGACGCGCTGACGGGCCTCGCCAACCGCCGCCAGTTCGATCGGTTGCTGGAGCAGGAGGTGCGGCGGATGCGGCGCGAAGCGCAACCTCTTTCGCTGCTCCTACTCGATGCCGACTGCTTCAAGCTCTACAATGACCGCTACGGCCATCCCATGGGCGACCAGGTGCTCCGCAACATCGCGGAAGCCATACGGTCGGTCATCAGGCGCCCCGGGGACGTCGGGGTCCGCCACGGCGGCGAGGAGTTCGCGGTCATCCTGCCGAACACGCCTTCCGAAGGTGCCGTCCGCGTCGCCGAGGCCATCCGGAAGGCTGTGGCGGCATGGAACATGCCGCATGAACGTGCACCGGCAGGGATCGTCACGGTCAGCGTCGGTGCCGTCTCGGTCCACCCTGGGCCTGACACGGCGGTGGCGTCGCTCCTCGCCGACGCCGACCGGGCCCTCTACGCAGCCAAGGCCGGCGGTCGGAACCGCACGGTGCACGCCGCGGTCGGCGGGGGCACTGAGGCGGTCCGGTGTTAG
- a CDS encoding IS1595 family transposase gives MRAIMQGLTDAEFERLYSTEEQCLTAWVKVRQDAGMPCPRCNNPKSYVYGERVCCTRCDMRWSITSGSVMADTKLPFTAWFRAMHLMTSTKQGISAVELGRRLGVSYPTAWYLHKRIRHAMTQESDRCQLSAPIEGRSTPIVEADDVYLGGERNEGSGTAGKTRVIAAAERHPSGRMGAVAMQVVSGFSNAEAAAFRDTHLAAGAKVYTDGMPAFHAFGEGGRTHVATVTGGKRPERERGAPFFNVNTLISNLSTSLKATFKLFSPKHLPDYLGAFCWTANRRRNMRGMVDALCSAAARSSRLTRRTVYA, from the coding sequence ATGCGAGCGATCATGCAGGGGCTGACGGATGCAGAGTTCGAGCGGCTGTATAGCACGGAAGAGCAGTGTCTGACGGCGTGGGTGAAAGTACGCCAGGACGCAGGAATGCCTTGCCCACGCTGCAACAATCCGAAGAGCTACGTCTATGGTGAGCGGGTCTGCTGCACGCGGTGTGACATGCGTTGGTCGATCACCTCTGGCAGCGTCATGGCCGACACGAAGCTTCCGTTCACCGCCTGGTTCCGCGCGATGCACCTGATGACCAGCACCAAGCAGGGCATTTCCGCCGTCGAACTCGGGCGCCGACTGGGCGTCAGCTATCCGACGGCGTGGTACCTGCACAAACGCATTCGCCACGCGATGACGCAGGAGAGTGATCGCTGTCAGCTTAGTGCGCCGATCGAAGGCAGATCGACACCAATCGTGGAGGCCGATGACGTCTATCTCGGCGGTGAACGTAACGAGGGCAGTGGCACTGCCGGCAAGACCCGCGTCATCGCCGCAGCCGAGCGTCATCCGAGTGGCCGTATGGGCGCTGTCGCCATGCAAGTGGTCAGCGGTTTCTCCAACGCCGAGGCCGCAGCTTTCCGAGATACCCACCTCGCAGCCGGGGCGAAAGTTTATACCGACGGTATGCCGGCGTTCCACGCCTTTGGCGAGGGCGGGCGCACCCACGTCGCCACCGTCACAGGCGGCAAGCGTCCCGAACGCGAGCGCGGTGCGCCATTCTTCAACGTCAACACGCTGATCTCCAATCTCAGCACGTCGTTGAAGGCGACCTTCAAATTGTTCTCGCCCAAACATCTGCCCGACTATCTCGGGGCCTTCTGCTGGACAGCCAATCGTCGGCGCAACATGCGCGGCATGGTCGACGCCCTATGCAGCGCCGCCGCACGTTCGTCCCGCCTCACTCGTCGAACCGTCTACGCATAG